From one uncultured Paludibacter sp. genomic stretch:
- the tgt gene encoding Queuine tRNA-ribosyltransferase codes for MTFEIQHTDPNSNARSGIIKTDHGEIKTPIFMPVGTVASVKAVHFQELREDIKAQIILGNTYHLYLRPGTEILEQAGGLHKFNGWEKPILTDSGGFQVFSLSNTRKMHEEGVTFHSHIDGSKHLFTPEGVVDIQRSIGADITMALDECTPGTADYTYAKKSMELTHRWLERGLKRFDETQPKYGYSQTFFPIVQGCVYPDLRRESAKFIADQNREGNAIGGLAVGEPTEKMYEMIEVVNEILPKDKPRYLMGVGTPINILEAIERGVDMFDCVMPTRNGRNGMLFTSQGVMNMRNEKWKNDFSPLDEVGTSYVDKAYTKAYLRHLFISKELLAMQIASIHNLAFYLWLVTEAKNHIEKGDFTIWKKEMVYQLGRRL; via the coding sequence ATGACTTTTGAAATCCAACATACCGACCCAAACAGCAACGCTCGCTCGGGAATAATAAAAACCGATCACGGTGAAATAAAAACGCCTATTTTTATGCCTGTAGGAACAGTCGCTTCGGTAAAAGCTGTACATTTTCAAGAGTTGAGGGAAGATATTAAGGCACAAATAATTTTAGGAAATACATATCATTTATATCTTCGACCGGGAACGGAAATTTTGGAACAGGCTGGAGGTCTGCATAAATTCAACGGTTGGGAAAAGCCGATTTTAACAGACAGCGGCGGTTTTCAAGTGTTTTCATTGTCAAATACACGAAAAATGCACGAAGAAGGCGTTACGTTTCATTCACATATCGATGGAAGCAAGCATCTTTTTACACCGGAAGGAGTCGTTGATATTCAACGTTCCATTGGTGCGGATATTACGATGGCGCTTGATGAATGTACACCGGGAACGGCAGATTATACGTATGCAAAAAAATCGATGGAACTTACTCATCGTTGGTTGGAGCGTGGTTTGAAGCGTTTTGACGAAACTCAACCGAAATACGGTTATTCTCAAACTTTTTTCCCAATAGTGCAAGGTTGTGTTTATCCTGATTTAAGACGCGAATCTGCAAAATTTATTGCAGACCAAAACCGCGAAGGAAATGCAATAGGAGGTTTAGCTGTAGGAGAACCCACCGAAAAAATGTATGAAATGATTGAAGTAGTAAATGAAATACTACCAAAAGACAAACCACGTTATTTAATGGGAGTAGGAACTCCAATCAATATTTTGGAAGCCATTGAGCGCGGCGTAGATATGTTTGATTGTGTAATGCCTACACGTAACGGACGTAACGGAATGCTTTTTACCTCGCAAGGTGTGATGAATATGCGTAATGAAAAATGGAAAAATGATTTCTCTCCGTTAGATGAGGTTGGAACTTCTTATGTGGATAAGGCATATACTAAAGCTTATCTGCGTCATTTATTCATTAGTAAAGAATTGCTGGCAATGCAAATAGCTTCCATTCATAATTTAGCTTTTTATTTATGGCTTGTAACTGAAGCAAAAAATCATATTGAAAAGGGCGATTTTACTATTTGGAAAAAAGAAATGGTATATCAATTAGGAAGGAGATTATAA